A section of the Verrucomicrobium sp. GAS474 genome encodes:
- a CDS encoding GNAT family protein yields MSSPLNDLGQPIGVPLPGWRPAALPWREPLEGRFCRLETVRPSDHAAPLFAANAKDREGRMWTYLPYGPFPTLEAYRAWMEAACRGADPLFYVILERPKEAAQNGTAPAGAAEAKPKAGGLPLGLASYMRIAPEVGVIEVGQLAFSPALQQTPAATEALYLLIGHVFALGYRRCEWKCDALNDPSRRAARRLGFSYEGTFRQSAVVKGRNRDTAWFSILDTEWPVLEASFRRWLAPENFEADGTQRESLSRLTAPLLRGPRAE; encoded by the coding sequence ATGTCCTCCCCCCTGAACGACCTGGGCCAGCCGATCGGCGTGCCGCTGCCCGGATGGAGACCCGCCGCCCTGCCGTGGCGGGAACCGCTGGAGGGGCGCTTCTGCCGCCTCGAAACCGTCCGGCCCTCCGACCATGCCGCCCCCCTCTTCGCCGCGAACGCGAAGGACCGCGAGGGACGGATGTGGACCTACCTTCCCTACGGCCCCTTCCCGACGCTCGAAGCGTACCGGGCCTGGATGGAGGCCGCCTGCCGCGGAGCCGATCCCCTCTTCTACGTCATCCTGGAGCGGCCGAAGGAAGCCGCCCAAAATGGAACGGCCCCCGCCGGCGCGGCGGAAGCCAAGCCGAAGGCCGGAGGCCTTCCCCTCGGCCTCGCCTCCTACATGCGGATCGCCCCCGAGGTCGGCGTCATCGAAGTCGGCCAGCTCGCCTTCTCCCCCGCCCTCCAGCAGACCCCCGCCGCCACCGAGGCGCTCTACCTCCTCATCGGCCACGTCTTCGCCCTCGGCTACCGCCGCTGCGAATGGAAGTGCGACGCGCTCAACGACCCCTCGCGCCGCGCCGCCCGCCGCCTCGGATTCTCCTACGAGGGGACCTTCCGCCAATCGGCCGTGGTGAAGGGCCGGAACCGGGACACCGCCTGGTTCTCGATCCTCGACACCGAGTGGCCCGTCCTCGAAGCCTCCTTCCGGCGGTGGCTGGCGCCCGAAAACTTCGAGGCCGACGGGACGCAGCGGGAAAGCCTCTCCCGCCTCACCGCCCCGCTCCTGCGGGGACCGCGGGCCGAGTAG
- a CDS encoding acyltransferase, producing MTYQPRLDSWRTIAVLAVMGQHWGETIVCGWIGVLLFFVLSGFLITSLLRQRKRKGIDRSMGSFVGGFLGRRVLRLFPPYFLLVAIFAACWLLFRRPPEFRAQWPYLLSFTSNFWHIGLESGSMWFGHLWSLAVEWQIYIAWTALVWWLPEEAFPWIGGLLLLLVPLFRIGAAFLFARQGRDMAFVTLWLYHQPVNYLDAFAMGSLLTWPKVLHFFQRRAVFLALGILAALGGLLVIALNWRDSAGPLHVGALLKASGLGYPVHMGRHGEFLWGYSLLAALGACALAQTMGGAPWTRFTDWRMLQYGGKISYGVYVYHLPLGVLILGALHRLVPLGTPGYALFGLLFLAVDIAVVFTIAAYSYSLYEIRFHKAKSPVSSPVAVSAAG from the coding sequence ATGACCTATCAACCCCGGCTCGATTCCTGGCGGACGATCGCCGTCCTGGCCGTGATGGGGCAACATTGGGGCGAGACGATCGTCTGCGGCTGGATCGGCGTCCTCCTCTTCTTCGTCCTCTCCGGCTTCCTCATCACCTCGCTCCTCCGGCAGCGGAAGCGGAAGGGGATCGACCGCTCGATGGGCTCCTTCGTCGGCGGGTTCCTCGGGCGGCGCGTCCTCCGGCTCTTCCCGCCCTACTTCCTCCTGGTCGCGATTTTCGCCGCCTGCTGGCTCCTCTTCCGCCGTCCGCCGGAGTTCCGCGCCCAGTGGCCCTACCTGTTGAGCTTCACCTCGAATTTCTGGCACATCGGCCTCGAGAGCGGATCGATGTGGTTCGGCCATCTGTGGAGCCTCGCCGTCGAATGGCAGATCTACATCGCCTGGACGGCGCTGGTCTGGTGGCTGCCCGAGGAGGCGTTCCCCTGGATCGGGGGATTGCTCCTCCTCCTCGTCCCGCTCTTCCGGATCGGGGCGGCGTTCCTCTTCGCCCGGCAGGGGCGGGACATGGCGTTCGTCACGCTCTGGCTCTACCACCAGCCGGTGAATTACCTCGACGCCTTCGCGATGGGATCGCTGCTGACCTGGCCCAAGGTGCTGCACTTCTTCCAGCGCCGCGCCGTCTTCCTCGCCCTCGGCATTCTCGCGGCCTTGGGCGGCCTCCTCGTGATCGCGTTGAATTGGCGCGACTCGGCGGGGCCGCTGCACGTCGGCGCGCTGCTGAAGGCCTCGGGCCTCGGCTATCCGGTCCACATGGGGCGGCACGGGGAATTCCTCTGGGGCTACTCCCTCCTCGCGGCGCTCGGGGCGTGCGCCCTGGCGCAGACGATGGGCGGGGCTCCGTGGACCCGCTTCACCGATTGGCGGATGCTCCAATACGGCGGGAAAATCTCCTACGGGGTCTACGTCTACCATCTTCCCCTCGGCGTCCTGATCCTCGGCGCGCTCCACCGGCTGGTGCCGCTGGGGACGCCGGGCTACGCGCTGTTCGGCCTCCTCTTCCTCGCCGTCGACATCGCGGTCGTCTTCACGATTGCCGCCTATTCCTATTCCCTCTACGAGATCCGGTTCCACAAGGCGAAGAGCCCCGTGTCGAGTCCCGTCGCGGTTTCGGCGGCGGGTTAG
- a CDS encoding nucleoside hydrolase produces the protein MIPASDVPATPTPIPVILDTDIGGDIDDTWALGLLLRSPELDLKLALGEFGRGTYRASLLARFLTAAGRTDIPVGVGIEVPGHPSGVEPDTSEATLLGDYQLDSYAGTVHRDGVQALIDLIMASPTPITVICIASPINLAEALRRQPEIARKARFVGMFGSVRLGYAGNKEPCVEANACAFVDCTRAVLGAPWQNTLITPLDTCGLVRLDGEAYRTVHASADPVAREIIGDYRTWSAHPPGWAKGHKDEAATRSTVLFDTVAVYLAFSHAGMKLESLPIAVTDKGMTVIDPSGPTLSVATEWNDPSAIQAFEKLLVERLTRPQS, from the coding sequence ATGATTCCAGCCTCCGACGTTCCCGCCACGCCCACGCCCATTCCCGTCATCCTCGATACCGACATCGGCGGCGACATCGACGACACCTGGGCCCTCGGCCTCCTCCTCCGCAGCCCCGAGCTCGACCTGAAGCTCGCCCTCGGCGAATTCGGGCGGGGCACCTACCGGGCCTCCCTCCTGGCGCGGTTCCTGACCGCCGCCGGGCGGACCGACATCCCCGTCGGCGTCGGGATCGAAGTCCCCGGCCATCCCAGCGGCGTCGAACCGGACACCTCCGAGGCCACCCTCCTCGGCGACTACCAGCTCGACAGCTACGCCGGAACCGTCCACCGGGACGGCGTCCAGGCCCTCATCGACCTCATCATGGCCTCGCCGACCCCAATCACCGTGATCTGCATCGCCTCCCCCATCAACCTCGCCGAGGCGCTGAGGCGCCAGCCCGAGATCGCCCGCAAGGCCCGATTCGTCGGCATGTTCGGCAGCGTCCGCCTCGGCTACGCCGGGAACAAGGAGCCGTGCGTCGAGGCGAACGCCTGCGCCTTCGTCGACTGCACCCGGGCCGTCCTCGGCGCGCCGTGGCAGAACACCCTCATCACCCCCCTCGACACCTGCGGCCTCGTCCGCCTCGACGGCGAGGCCTACCGGACCGTCCACGCCAGCGCCGATCCCGTCGCCCGGGAGATCATCGGCGACTACCGGACCTGGTCCGCCCACCCGCCCGGCTGGGCCAAGGGCCACAAGGACGAAGCCGCGACGCGGAGCACCGTCCTCTTCGACACCGTCGCCGTCTACCTCGCCTTCTCCCACGCCGGGATGAAGCTCGAGTCGCTCCCCATCGCGGTGACCGACAAAGGCATGACCGTCATCGATCCGAGCGGACCGACCCTCTCCGTCGCCACCGAGTGGAACGACCCGAGTGCCATCCAGGCATTCGAGAAACTCCTCGTCGAGCGGCTGACCCGGCCCCAATCCTAG
- a CDS encoding SufE family protein gives MLQEKRDALIDAFQSLPDGEERLTYLLSMGRRFPALPDAEKSDDLLLPGCMSRLWLLPEYRDGRCHFRMDADAQIVKGIAAMVCTFYGGETPADIAAQELDFLAEAGVPQLLTPNRRSGLSSLRSRIKAFAVEQLAKDGV, from the coding sequence ATGCTCCAGGAAAAACGCGATGCCCTGATCGACGCCTTCCAGTCCCTCCCCGACGGCGAGGAGCGGCTGACCTATCTCCTCTCCATGGGCCGCCGCTTCCCGGCCCTCCCCGACGCCGAGAAGAGCGACGATCTTCTCCTTCCCGGCTGCATGTCCCGCCTCTGGCTCCTCCCGGAATACCGCGACGGGCGGTGCCACTTCCGCATGGATGCCGACGCCCAGATCGTGAAGGGGATCGCCGCGATGGTCTGCACCTTCTACGGCGGCGAGACCCCCGCCGACATCGCCGCCCAGGAGCTCGACTTCCTCGCCGAGGCGGGCGTCCCGCAGCTCCTCACGCCGAACCGCCGGAGCGGCCTCTCGAGCCTCCGCTCCCGGATCAAGGCCTTCGCCGTCGAGCAGCTGGCGAAGGATGGGGTGTAG
- a CDS encoding LacI family DNA-binding transcriptional regulator yields MPPSTPRPTLRDVARIAGVSHVTVSRVVRGSRAVVPETARRVRAAIAKLGYQPDPVLSSLAAYRSARHPARRTGSVLAFLDRDGTPYSRIVQRGVEGEAARLGYRVERFPLFSSPGEAAQRRLSRLLYQRGVCGLLFGPSDGAWTLAGWEWERFAAVSLGALQHLPAMDTVAMDYFQGAFDGAEALWQAGCRRIGLVLESHLETRSGHRWIGGYKGWLVARGLPFLHADWGKDGTKLKAWARRHRIDGVLTIDSAVWNALRPQEVRMVFLNGFDCPAGVPHLALDPEAIGIEGVRRLHPLLLRQEFGLPEQPKMTALQAFLKEG; encoded by the coding sequence ATGCCCCCTTCGACGCCGAGGCCGACGCTGCGGGACGTCGCGCGGATCGCCGGGGTCAGCCACGTCACCGTCTCCCGCGTGGTGCGCGGTTCCCGGGCCGTCGTCCCGGAGACGGCCCGGCGGGTCCGCGCGGCGATCGCGAAGCTCGGCTACCAGCCCGATCCGGTCCTCTCCTCCCTAGCCGCCTACCGCTCCGCCCGCCACCCGGCGCGGCGGACGGGGAGCGTCCTCGCCTTCCTCGACCGGGACGGCACCCCCTACAGCCGGATCGTCCAGCGGGGCGTCGAGGGCGAGGCGGCCCGCCTCGGCTACCGGGTGGAGCGGTTCCCGTTGTTCTCCTCGCCGGGCGAGGCGGCGCAGCGGCGGCTCAGCCGCCTGCTCTACCAGCGCGGCGTGTGCGGCCTCCTCTTCGGCCCCTCGGACGGGGCGTGGACCCTCGCGGGGTGGGAGTGGGAACGCTTCGCGGCGGTCTCCCTCGGCGCGCTCCAGCACCTGCCCGCGATGGACACGGTGGCGATGGATTACTTCCAGGGGGCCTTCGACGGGGCCGAGGCGCTGTGGCAGGCGGGCTGCCGCCGGATCGGCCTCGTGCTGGAGAGCCATCTGGAGACCCGCTCCGGCCACCGCTGGATCGGCGGGTACAAGGGATGGCTCGTGGCGCGCGGCCTCCCCTTCCTCCACGCCGATTGGGGGAAGGACGGGACGAAGCTGAAGGCGTGGGCGCGGCGGCACCGGATCGACGGCGTGCTGACGATCGATTCGGCGGTCTGGAACGCGCTGAGGCCGCAGGAGGTGCGGATGGTTTTCCTGAACGGCTTCGATTGCCCGGCCGGGGTCCCCCACCTCGCCCTCGATCCCGAGGCGATCGGCATCGAAGGGGTCCGCCGCCTCCATCCGCTCCTGCTGCGGCAGGAATTCGGCCTCCCGGAGCAGCCGAAAATGACGGCGCTTCAGGCGTTTTTGAAGGAGGGCTGA
- a CDS encoding XRE family transcriptional regulator: protein MTKLPKVPALPVTETDPIELQIGRRIRALRLERDITLDQLAIEVKLTKGQLSKIENGKVSSPVSTLTRIAAALSVEPGSFFQSAHPAQPRAALVRRAERKSIAGRGSKIGHSYESLAFGLPFQKDFEPYLMRIDEKVIDPAKNSFRHPGHEFLFMLKGKMDYRHGEQIYHLGPGDSLFFDGTIEHGPSAVYGPPIEFLSLISNP from the coding sequence ATGACCAAACTGCCCAAGGTTCCCGCTCTCCCTGTCACGGAAACGGACCCCATTGAGCTCCAGATTGGCCGCCGCATCCGCGCCCTGCGCCTCGAACGGGACATCACCCTCGACCAGCTCGCCATCGAGGTGAAGCTGACGAAAGGCCAGCTCTCGAAGATCGAGAACGGCAAGGTATCCTCCCCGGTCTCCACCCTCACGCGGATCGCCGCCGCCCTTTCCGTCGAGCCCGGCAGCTTCTTCCAGAGCGCCCATCCCGCCCAGCCCCGCGCCGCGCTGGTGCGGCGGGCGGAGCGGAAATCGATCGCCGGGCGCGGCTCGAAGATCGGCCACAGCTACGAGTCGCTCGCCTTCGGCCTTCCCTTCCAGAAAGACTTCGAGCCCTATCTCATGCGGATCGACGAGAAGGTGATCGATCCCGCGAAGAACAGCTTCCGCCATCCGGGCCACGAGTTCCTCTTCATGCTGAAGGGAAAGATGGACTACCGCCACGGGGAGCAGATCTACCACCTCGGCCCCGGCGATTCCCTCTTCTTCGACGGGACGATCGAGCACGGCCCCTCCGCCGTCTACGGCCCGCCGATCGAGTTCCTGAGCCTGATCAGCAATCCCTGA
- a CDS encoding M20 family metallopeptidase produces the protein MASLPPLHALLRDMVAIPSVNPTGDPGTPHVNEQKMAEFLLGWTERHGAEAALMPVLPDRPNLVARWRPKGLKPGQRPRHRIWFAPHTDTVSVAGMTVAPFDPVISKGRQPRLYGRGASDTKGPMAAMLHAIAAWWKAGGKNGDVEILFVGLMGEEAGNEGAKALVAHPIPAAERPDLVIVGEPTGLRVVTAHKGALWLTLTAAGKACHASTPERGRNAIDLMAPALVAIRKQLIPALRAEKYRHPLLGLPTLNIGTIRGGSKVNIVPDACVVEVDCRTTPALSHPAVLALAKRIVKAAAPGVRVEKLRGCPGLATDPAQPLITALRQASAAVTGGKPKPPGGVPWFCDAAIFDGAGLPAVAFGPGTIAQAHTRDEYIALRDLDAGAAALLRYLTDLL, from the coding sequence ATGGCCTCCCTTCCCCCTCTCCACGCGCTGCTCCGGGACATGGTGGCGATCCCGAGCGTGAATCCGACGGGCGATCCCGGCACCCCCCACGTCAACGAGCAGAAGATGGCCGAGTTCCTCCTCGGCTGGACGGAGCGCCACGGGGCCGAGGCGGCGCTGATGCCGGTCCTCCCCGACCGCCCGAACCTCGTCGCCCGCTGGCGTCCGAAGGGGTTGAAGCCGGGCCAACGGCCCCGCCACCGCATCTGGTTCGCCCCCCATACCGACACCGTCAGCGTCGCCGGGATGACCGTCGCCCCCTTCGATCCGGTGATTTCCAAGGGCCGCCAGCCCCGCCTCTACGGCCGGGGCGCGAGCGACACGAAGGGGCCGATGGCCGCGATGCTCCACGCCATCGCGGCGTGGTGGAAGGCGGGCGGGAAGAACGGCGATGTCGAGATCCTCTTCGTCGGCCTCATGGGCGAGGAAGCGGGGAACGAGGGGGCGAAGGCCCTCGTCGCCCATCCGATCCCGGCGGCGGAACGGCCCGACCTCGTCATCGTCGGGGAGCCGACCGGCCTCCGCGTCGTCACCGCCCACAAGGGGGCCCTCTGGCTCACCCTCACGGCGGCGGGGAAGGCCTGCCACGCCTCGACGCCGGAGCGGGGCCGCAACGCCATCGACCTCATGGCCCCGGCCCTCGTCGCCATCCGCAAGCAGCTGATCCCGGCCCTCCGCGCGGAGAAATACCGCCACCCCCTCCTCGGCCTCCCGACGCTGAACATCGGGACGATCCGGGGCGGCTCCAAGGTCAACATCGTCCCCGACGCGTGCGTCGTCGAGGTCGATTGCCGGACCACCCCGGCCCTCTCCCACCCGGCCGTCCTCGCCCTCGCGAAGCGGATCGTGAAGGCCGCCGCCCCCGGCGTCCGGGTCGAGAAACTGCGCGGCTGCCCCGGCCTCGCCACCGATCCGGCCCAGCCCCTGATCACGGCGCTGCGGCAAGCCTCGGCGGCGGTCACCGGCGGGAAGCCGAAGCCCCCGGGCGGCGTCCCGTGGTTCTGCGACGCCGCGATCTTCGACGGCGCGGGCCTCCCCGCCGTCGCCTTCGGCCCGGGGACGATCGCCCAGGCCCACACCCGGGACGAATACATCGCCCTCCGTGATCTCGACGCCGGGGCGGCCGCCCTTCTCAGGTATTTGACCGATCTCCTTTAG
- a CDS encoding AAA family ATPase, whose amino-acid sequence MYLKALNVVGFKSFADKTVVQFHPGVTAIVGPNGCGKSNVLDSIRWVLGEQSAKALRGGQMSDVIFNGSEKRKPLGMAEVSLTFGDCEKELGTEYNEVTITRRLFRDGSSEYEINKSLCRLRDIHQLFMDTGVGRTAYSIMEQGKIDQILSARPEDRRAVFEEAAGITRFKSQKKEAMRKLEQTEANLIRLDDVVGEVRRQIGSLQRQAAKARRYQELFAELRDLELKYARREYARLVEDITFLAERADSTRDAHRTLVAAVEEEDAALGRFREELEGIEGEAVQVREALNEARMSGERAVQRENTNAARVEEFSLLRENARIELAGTAEKIRIQEEQLAALETQISSAAEIRSAAEAQHREKEEAVRAVADRVADKENERDTRRHDLGRLQSALVGQRNQLIALEAQHRNLLLRIESLRAEQDGLALRRNEAEERRVAQESEIAEAGAVLAAAQAAVAERQSVVAERQSLVAEREAAVAACREGVVAAQQAVEERRAGIAEAQQVVAGREEAVAARRHDVRAAEEALRAVEREHRDLLSAHERIAAKVEALKQLEASHAGSPPATQHLLACKVKGEIQSRIEGTLVDHLDVSPENAEAVTLLLGEAVNALVVDDRAGAEELLAKARETGKGQVVLAPVSLPRSGHVGAGEETSALRALRVTNPLVAPLVESLLSEAHIVDSLAAAWDLKARLPQALVATRDGTLLTRSGLVRAGKAGGEEAALAVFTRRTERAAFEEEAQAALAAAEQGAARVGEAAAAVDHARASVEEAQAAVVAAQQGIREAQEVVEAARTGVVEAQSHVAEAQGHVAEAQSHVAEAQRHVSEAQQGVRDAEIAMATRRHTQETLGRTVLDLEAARERAGQEAARIVEQIGGDEARRQGIEAAVAEGEAQIRQVEDDVAALGEEVTALEAEESAAQQVLVTSQIGVAGLVQQHQAALQQRDGVRHRLAELRELTATRSREADDYASRIAQAESEIGLAREEKEFVAAVFSEKSAALQEILSAKAAQQEKITEREEALRIERRKLGEIQNDQTASEIKLTERRIGLEHLVERVTQTYQLALAEQPPLTDEEQASVADWSVVEAQVAEKREKIEGMGPVNIEAIAEFEELQQRLTFLETQEADLKNGKEQLLLAINEINQTTQKLFETTFEQVKINFQQIFTELFGGGKAELKLVDENDPLECGIEIVAKPPGKQPQSITLLSGGEKTMTAVALLFSIYMVKPSPFCVLDEMDAPLDESNINRFIKMVQRFTEHSQFVVITHNKRTIGVADAIFGVTMQERGVSRLMSVKLTPDGEMSPDKAAAVEAKAEASAAESVPASSRIPTGERSEGETATTGLGDNAGDDVALSN is encoded by the coding sequence ATGTATCTCAAGGCACTGAACGTGGTGGGGTTTAAATCGTTCGCGGATAAAACGGTGGTTCAGTTCCACCCCGGGGTCACCGCCATCGTCGGGCCGAACGGGTGCGGCAAGAGCAACGTCCTCGACTCGATCCGCTGGGTCCTCGGCGAGCAGTCGGCCAAGGCCCTCCGCGGCGGCCAGATGTCCGACGTCATCTTCAACGGCTCCGAGAAGCGGAAGCCCCTCGGCATGGCCGAGGTCTCCCTCACCTTCGGCGACTGCGAGAAGGAACTCGGGACCGAATACAACGAGGTCACCATCACCCGCCGCCTCTTCCGCGACGGATCGAGCGAATACGAGATCAACAAGAGCCTCTGCCGCCTCCGCGACATCCACCAGCTCTTCATGGACACCGGCGTCGGCCGGACCGCCTACTCCATCATGGAGCAGGGCAAGATCGACCAGATCCTCTCCGCCCGTCCCGAGGACCGCCGCGCCGTCTTCGAGGAAGCCGCCGGGATCACCCGCTTCAAGAGCCAGAAGAAGGAGGCGATGCGGAAGCTGGAGCAGACCGAGGCGAACCTGATCCGCCTCGACGACGTCGTCGGCGAGGTCCGCCGCCAGATCGGCTCCCTCCAGCGCCAGGCCGCCAAGGCCCGCCGTTACCAGGAGCTCTTCGCCGAGCTCCGCGACCTCGAGCTCAAGTACGCCCGCCGCGAATACGCCCGCCTCGTCGAGGATATCACCTTCCTCGCCGAGCGCGCCGACTCGACCCGCGACGCCCACCGCACCCTCGTCGCCGCCGTCGAGGAGGAGGACGCCGCCCTAGGCCGCTTCCGCGAGGAACTCGAGGGGATCGAGGGAGAGGCCGTCCAGGTCCGCGAGGCGCTGAACGAGGCCCGCATGTCCGGGGAACGGGCCGTCCAGCGCGAGAACACGAACGCCGCCCGCGTCGAGGAATTCTCCCTCCTCCGCGAGAACGCCCGGATCGAGCTCGCCGGGACCGCCGAGAAGATCCGCATCCAGGAGGAGCAGCTCGCCGCCCTCGAGACCCAGATTTCGTCGGCCGCCGAGATCCGCTCCGCCGCCGAGGCCCAGCACCGCGAGAAGGAAGAGGCCGTCCGCGCCGTCGCCGACCGCGTCGCCGACAAGGAGAACGAGCGCGACACCCGCCGCCACGACCTCGGCCGCCTCCAGAGCGCCCTCGTCGGCCAGCGCAACCAGCTCATCGCCCTCGAGGCCCAGCACCGCAACCTCCTCCTCCGCATCGAGTCCCTCCGCGCGGAGCAGGACGGCCTCGCCCTCCGCCGCAACGAGGCCGAGGAGCGCCGCGTCGCCCAGGAGTCCGAGATCGCCGAGGCCGGAGCGGTCCTCGCCGCCGCCCAGGCTGCCGTCGCCGAGCGCCAGTCGGTCGTCGCGGAGCGCCAATCCCTCGTCGCCGAGCGCGAGGCCGCCGTCGCCGCCTGCCGCGAGGGGGTCGTCGCCGCCCAGCAGGCCGTCGAGGAACGCCGCGCCGGAATCGCCGAGGCCCAGCAGGTCGTCGCCGGACGGGAAGAGGCCGTCGCCGCCCGCCGCCACGACGTCCGCGCCGCCGAGGAAGCCCTCCGCGCCGTCGAGCGCGAGCACCGCGACCTCCTCTCCGCCCACGAGCGGATCGCCGCGAAGGTCGAGGCGCTGAAGCAGCTCGAGGCCTCCCACGCCGGTTCGCCCCCCGCCACCCAGCACCTCCTCGCCTGCAAGGTGAAGGGCGAGATCCAGTCCCGCATCGAGGGGACCCTCGTCGATCACCTCGACGTCTCCCCCGAGAACGCCGAGGCCGTCACCCTCCTCCTCGGCGAGGCCGTCAACGCCCTCGTCGTCGATGACCGCGCCGGGGCCGAGGAACTCCTCGCCAAGGCGCGCGAAACCGGCAAGGGCCAGGTCGTCCTCGCCCCCGTCTCCCTCCCCCGCAGCGGCCACGTCGGCGCGGGCGAGGAGACGTCGGCCCTCCGCGCTCTCCGGGTCACGAACCCGCTCGTCGCCCCGCTCGTCGAGTCGCTCCTCTCCGAGGCCCACATCGTCGATTCCCTCGCCGCCGCGTGGGACCTGAAGGCCCGCCTCCCGCAGGCCCTCGTCGCCACCCGTGACGGCACCCTCCTGACCCGCTCCGGCCTCGTCCGCGCGGGCAAGGCGGGCGGGGAGGAAGCGGCCCTCGCCGTCTTCACCCGCCGCACCGAACGCGCCGCCTTCGAGGAAGAGGCCCAGGCCGCCCTCGCCGCCGCCGAGCAGGGCGCCGCCCGCGTCGGCGAGGCCGCCGCCGCCGTCGACCACGCCCGCGCCTCCGTCGAGGAGGCCCAGGCCGCCGTCGTCGCCGCCCAGCAGGGCATCCGCGAGGCGCAGGAGGTCGTCGAGGCCGCCCGCACCGGCGTCGTCGAGGCGCAGAGCCACGTCGCCGAGGCCCAGGGCCATGTCGCCGAGGCGCAGAGCCACGTTGCCGAAGCCCAGCGCCACGTCTCCGAGGCCCAGCAGGGCGTCCGCGATGCCGAGATCGCGATGGCGACCCGCCGTCACACCCAGGAAACCCTCGGCCGCACCGTCCTCGACCTCGAGGCCGCCCGTGAGCGCGCCGGCCAGGAGGCCGCCCGCATCGTCGAGCAGATCGGGGGCGACGAGGCCCGCCGCCAGGGCATCGAGGCCGCCGTCGCCGAGGGCGAGGCCCAGATCCGCCAGGTCGAGGACGACGTCGCCGCTCTCGGCGAGGAAGTCACCGCCCTGGAGGCCGAGGAATCGGCCGCCCAGCAGGTCCTCGTCACCAGCCAGATCGGCGTCGCCGGGCTCGTCCAGCAGCACCAGGCCGCCCTCCAGCAGCGCGACGGCGTCCGCCACCGCCTCGCCGAACTCCGCGAGCTGACCGCGACCCGGAGCCGCGAGGCCGACGACTACGCCTCCCGCATCGCCCAGGCCGAGAGCGAGATCGGCCTCGCCCGCGAGGAGAAGGAATTCGTCGCCGCCGTCTTCTCCGAGAAGAGCGCCGCCCTCCAGGAAATCCTCTCCGCCAAGGCCGCCCAGCAGGAAAAAATCACCGAGCGCGAGGAGGCCCTCCGCATCGAGCGCCGCAAGCTCGGCGAGATCCAGAACGACCAGACCGCCAGCGAGATCAAGCTCACCGAGCGCCGCATCGGCCTGGAACACCTCGTCGAGCGGGTCACCCAGACCTACCAGCTCGCCCTCGCGGAACAGCCCCCCCTCACCGACGAGGAGCAGGCCTCGGTCGCCGACTGGAGCGTCGTCGAGGCGCAGGTCGCCGAGAAGCGCGAGAAGATCGAGGGCATGGGCCCCGTCAACATCGAGGCGATCGCCGAGTTCGAGGAACTGCAGCAGCGCCTCACCTTCCTCGAGACGCAGGAAGCCGACCTCAAGAACGGCAAGGAACAGCTCCTCCTCGCGATCAACGAGATCAACCAGACCACCCAGAAGCTCTTCGAGACGACCTTCGAGCAGGTGAAGATCAACTTCCAGCAGATCTTCACCGAGCTCTTCGGCGGCGGCAAGGCCGAGCTCAAGCTCGTCGACGAGAACGACCCGCTCGAATGCGGCATCGAGATCGTCGCGAAGCCCCCCGGCAAGCAGCCGCAGAGCATCACCCTCCTCTCCGGCGGAGAAAAGACGATGACCGCCGTGGCGCTCCTCTTCTCCATCTACATGGTGAAGCCGAGCCCCTTCTGCGTCCTCGACGAAATGGATGCGCCGCTCGACGAATCGAACATCAACCGGTTCATCAAGATGGTGCAGCGCTTCACCGAGCACTCCCAGTTCGTCGTCATCACCCACAACAAGCGGACCATCGGCGTCGCCGACGCGATCTTCGGCGTCACCATGCAGGAGCGCGGCGTCTCCCGCCTCATGTCGGTGAAGCTGACCCCCGACGGCGAGATGTCCCCCGACAAGGCCGCCGCCGTCGAGGCGAAGGCCGAGGCCTCCGCCGCCGAATCCGTCCCCGCCTCCAGCCGCATTCCGACCGGCGAACGGAGCGAGGGCGAGACGGCGACCACCGGTCTCGGCGACAACGCCGGAGACGACGTGGCCCTCTCGAACTGA
- a CDS encoding methylated-DNA--[protein]-cysteine S-methyltransferase, which produces MSYSFTWIDSPVGRLKLVASGKGLAAILWEEDNPKRVRLEPLTEASRAALPPVLQATARQLEEYFAGKRKAFSLAFDPVGTPFQRRVWEALSEIPFGEIRSYGEIAARIGRPTASRAVGAANGRNPLSIVVPCHRVIGASGKLTGFAGGLRNKEILLSLEGRTLL; this is translated from the coding sequence ATGAGCTATTCATTTACCTGGATCGATTCCCCCGTGGGGCGGCTGAAGCTGGTGGCCAGCGGCAAGGGGTTGGCGGCGATTCTTTGGGAGGAGGACAATCCGAAGCGGGTGCGGCTGGAGCCGTTGACGGAGGCGTCGCGCGCTGCCCTTCCTCCGGTTCTGCAGGCGACGGCGCGGCAATTGGAGGAATATTTCGCGGGGAAGAGGAAGGCGTTTTCCCTCGCCTTCGATCCGGTCGGGACGCCGTTCCAGCGGCGGGTGTGGGAGGCGCTTTCGGAGATTCCGTTCGGGGAGATCCGGAGCTACGGCGAGATCGCGGCCCGGATCGGCCGCCCGACGGCTTCGCGGGCGGTCGGCGCGGCGAACGGGCGGAATCCGCTCTCGATCGTCGTCCCATGCCACCGGGTGATCGGTGCTTCGGGGAAGCTGACCGGATTTGCCGGAGGGCTGCGCAACAAGGAGATCCTCCTTTCGCTGGAGGGGCGGACGTTGCTCTAG